The following is a genomic window from Rhodospirillaceae bacterium.
CGGTTTTCTCAGGCGGGCCGGAGACAGCTGGTTCATAATACCAGCCGCCCCTTTGCCGCAGAGCACACCCTTATTGATAGGGTGGTCCCGATTGCCTTGGATATAGCGGACTTGACCGTCTTTCAGGAAAACCCGGATGCCACAGCGACACGCACACATATAGCAGGTGGTGGTTTTGACTTGGTCTGCCACTGGTGGCGACGTGTTTACGCCATCATTCTCAGCAGGGGCATTCAAAGGCATAAATATTCTCCAAGGTCGCATATTTGAGAAATGCAGACCTCAATATAGACGTCAGATTGGAATTTAGCCATTCGGCGGCTCAGGTCAAATGGTCGATTTCTTCGGCGCTGAGAGAGCCGGGGACTAAGGTGACCGGAATGCCGATTTGGCCTGCATTTTTACCAGTGACGGCCTCAACCAGAGGGCCTTGTTTATCGTTCTGGGAGAAGCCGAGGAGGAGAATCGATATTTCCGGATTTTCTTTCACGAGAGAGAACAACTCATCGCGAGGGTTACCTTTGCGAATATGTTTGATTGGGGGAATTCCCGTTTTCTTGATGACGTGTTCAGCATGCCGGTTCAACGCGTTTTCCGCCGCTTCTTGGGCTTCTTCTTCAACCATATCCCCAACAAATTGCCAGTGTTGAAAGTCTTTACTGGACTCCGTGTCGATTAAGTAAAGAAGCGCGATCTTACCACCGGTATGCAGGGCCCTGTTACAGGCGTAATGGAGCACACTGGCAAGCTCCTCTGATTCATTCACGACAACCAGAAAAACACGATTACTCTCTTTGCCGACTTTTGTGGATGCTGGGTTGGAGGATGATTGTGAGGTTTCGTTCAATGTTAGATCCTCAGCTTAGCCGTTCTCAGTGTCGTAGCCAGCGGCATCCCAGGCCAAGAAGCCGCCTTCCATCCGTTTGATCACGCCGGTGTAACCCGCATCGACCATTTTTTCCGACGCCATGCCGCAACGTCGTCCAGACCGGCAATGGAACACTAAGTTTTTATCACCAGGGTCTGGGACCGCAGCTGGATCAAATGTCGAGAGGGGAAGTAAAATGGCTCCTGGAATATGGGCATCATCCCATTCGTTTTGTTCGCGTACGTCGATAACGACGGCGTCATTATTCTTGCGCCACGTCTCAATTTGTTCAGGAGACACGTAGTAAACTTGATCTGGCGGTAAGCTGGTCATTCTGGGTGTTTCCAAGACTCAAGAGGATGGATTGTAACTTAGAATGCCAGAAAACATCTACACTTGGCCACGGTTGATGAAATGTTTCGAGCCACTTTCCTTGGGCTGTGCGTTCTAGTGGCTTATTTTGGAAACTCTGTTTTATTGTTGGTTTGAGTGACCGTCTGTTTCGACATCTCGGTGCCGGTATTGCAAAGCAATCATAACACCCTTCACCGGGCGCAGAGTTGCAGCAACCAAGCCGATGATGACCAAAGGCCAAATAACCATGTGAAGCCACAAAGGTGGCTCAAATCTGAGGTCGGTCAACAGCGCTAAAACGGCCACAATGATACATAAGGGCATCATGATAAAGAAGGCGGGACCATCGCCCGTGTCGTGGCCTACCAGACTGAGCCCGCAGACTTTGCAGGACGTGGCGACCGTTAAAAAGCCATCGAATAAAGCACCTTCGCCGCAACGGGGACACCGCGCGGCGAAGGCAACTTTAGCTAAAGGTGTTGGAGGGCTCGCAGACTTATCCATGGTCACTAATGTGCCTGGGATAACTCAAAAACGTCAAATTAAAATACACGGACGGGTGAGCCCAGGAGCCAGTAAACCCAAATAAAGAGGAAGAGCCACACGACATCAACAAAATGCCAGTACCAAGCTGCGGACTGGAAGCCGATGTGTTTCTCGGCAGAGAACTCGTTCTTTTGGGCGCGACGAGCACACACAATCAGAAAGACAGTTCCTACAAAGACATGGAAGCCATGAAATCCGGTCGCGAGGTAGAAGGTTGAGGGATAAATGCCGTCTGTAATTGAAAAGGCTGCATGCCCATACTCGAAGATTTGCATGCCGAGGAAGAGGATACCAAGACCCGCTGTGATCCAGGTCCATTTGGCAGTTTTCGCATTGTCTCCTGCTTCAATATAGAGGTGAGCCCGTGTAACGGTCACACCGGATGTGAGCAAGATAATCGTGTTATAGAATGGCAGGTGCCATGCTGGCAGTGTTTCGATGCCTGCAGGCGGCCATTGCAATGTCGCTGTTGAAAATCCGAGGGAATGATGGAAGAAGGCCCAGAAGAACGCCGCAAAGAACATCACTTCAGAGGCGATAAAAAGGACCATTCCAAGGCGCAGGCCATGGCTGACATGAGCCGTGTGCGCGTGTTCCTTGACTGACTCTTTTACAACATCACGCCACCAAAAAATCATAGTTAGGATGAGTAAGGTGAAGCCGGGCACCAGCTTGACTGGTCCGCTGATGCCAAATAGCGGTTCATCATGCATATAGAATATGGCGCCGATCGCGAGAACCAACGCTGCGAGGGATCC
Proteins encoded in this region:
- a CDS encoding universal stress protein → MNETSQSSSNPASTKVGKESNRVFLVVVNESEELASVLHYACNRALHTGGKIALLYLIDTESSKDFQHWQFVGDMVEEEAQEAAENALNRHAEHVIKKTGIPPIKHIRKGNPRDELFSLVKENPEISILLLGFSQNDKQGPLVEAVTGKNAGQIGIPVTLVPGSLSAEEIDHLT
- a CDS encoding rhodanese-like domain-containing protein, whose amino-acid sequence is MTSLPPDQVYYVSPEQIETWRKNNDAVVIDVREQNEWDDAHIPGAILLPLSTFDPAAVPDPGDKNLVFHCRSGRRCGMASEKMVDAGYTGVIKRMEGGFLAWDAAGYDTENG
- a CDS encoding DUF983 domain-containing protein, which gives rise to MDKSASPPTPLAKVAFAARCPRCGEGALFDGFLTVATSCKVCGLSLVGHDTGDGPAFFIMMPLCIIVAVLALLTDLRFEPPLWLHMVIWPLVIIGLVAATLRPVKGVMIALQYRHRDVETDGHSNQQ
- a CDS encoding cytochrome c oxidase subunit 3, giving the protein MSAQANHPYHMVNPSPWPALGSLAALVLAIGAIFYMHDEPLFGISGPVKLVPGFTLLILTMIFWWRDVVKESVKEHAHTAHVSHGLRLGMVLFIASEVMFFAAFFWAFFHHSLGFSTATLQWPPAGIETLPAWHLPFYNTIILLTSGVTVTRAHLYIEAGDNAKTAKWTWITAGLGILFLGMQIFEYGHAAFSITDGIYPSTFYLATGFHGFHVFVGTVFLIVCARRAQKNEFSAEKHIGFQSAAWYWHFVDVVWLFLFIWVYWLLGSPVRVF